A region from the Dehalobacter sp. genome encodes:
- the cas5c gene encoding type I-C CRISPR-associated protein Cas5c, whose translation MHNWCLEVWGDYACFTRPEMKVERVSYDVITPSAARAIFEAILWKPAIRWNITKIEVLNPIKWISVRRNEVGKVVAAPTAKQMAGVLGAPMGIFIEDERQQRAGLFLRDVRYRIHGYFDFIRPEQRRKNRPINSEVWADEQESTESSRFDETEAKYAAMFERRAKKGQCFHRPYLGCREFACDFRLIKNSDEDVVEPIKDTRDLGYMLYDIDFDRDEKEPIPLFFRAHLNKGILNTDRREVEVRG comes from the coding sequence GTGCACAATTGGTGTTTGGAGGTGTGGGGTGACTATGCCTGCTTTACCCGGCCAGAGATGAAAGTCGAACGGGTAAGCTATGATGTTATCACCCCATCGGCGGCCAGGGCTATCTTTGAGGCAATTCTATGGAAGCCCGCTATACGGTGGAATATAACTAAAATTGAAGTACTTAATCCAATCAAATGGATTTCCGTCCGCAGAAACGAGGTTGGCAAGGTGGTAGCCGCACCAACTGCCAAACAAATGGCGGGTGTGCTTGGAGCGCCAATGGGCATTTTTATTGAAGATGAGCGCCAGCAGCGTGCCGGACTTTTTTTGCGAGATGTCAGATATCGAATTCATGGGTATTTTGATTTTATCAGACCAGAGCAGAGAAGAAAAAACCGTCCAATCAATTCTGAGGTTTGGGCGGACGAGCAGGAGAGTACTGAAAGCTCCAGGTTTGATGAAACCGAAGCGAAATATGCGGCGATGTTTGAGCGGCGGGCGAAAAAAGGACAGTGTTTCCACAGGCCTTATCTGGGCTGCCGGGAGTTCGCTTGCGATTTTCGATTAATCAAGAATTCGGATGAAGATGTTGTGGAGCCTATCAAGGATACGCGTGATTTGGGTTATATGTTGTATGATATCGATTTTGATCGTGATGAAAAGGAACCAATACCACTGTTTTTTAGGGCGCATCTTAACAAGGGGATATTGAACACCGACCGCAGGGAAGTTGAGGTGAGAGGATGA